From a single Phragmites australis chromosome 7, lpPhrAust1.1, whole genome shotgun sequence genomic region:
- the LOC133923789 gene encoding uncharacterized protein LOC133923789, with protein MDPRLVWKQYLRELCFSFNDSSDEEDDIFVETMRVWQAESEASERRPWGGSVPGRKRIHHYRLKGHIRLYNDYFVDPPVYPDYIFRCRFRMKRNLFLKIVGAVEENDPWFKQRRNAAGELGLSALQKVTAVFRMIAYDAPVDSLDECLRLGENTIIKSMRRFVHVIVDVFGDEYLRSPNDEDIACLLAINERRGFPGMLGSIDCSLNDINVLHWSHLLDDLAAGEAPKVQYSINGHHYTMGYYLADGIYSEWATFVKPIQSPVGRKRQHFVLQQVATRKDVEHAFGVLQSRFPIVRGATRLWDEETLSNIMTACIIMHNMIIEDERLDNEVEYVYEGAGEDVQPSHDLTPPLVALSQRYNAIRSR; from the exons ATGGATCCTCGTTTAGTCTGGAAGCAGTACTTGAGAGAGCTGTGTTTCTCCTTCAACGACTCttccgatgaggaagatgatataTTCGTAGAGACTATGAGAGTCTGGCAAGCCGAGTCGGAGGCATCGGAGAGGCGACCTTGGGGTGGTTCAGTGCCTGGTCGGAAGCGCATCCACCATTATCGGTTGAAGGGCCATATTAGGTTGTACAACGACTACTTTGTCGATCCCCCTGTGTACCCCGACTACATTTTTCGTTGCCG GTTCAGGATGAAACGTAACCTTTTCCTCAAGATTGTGGGGGCGGTTGAGGAGAATGACCCGTGGTTTAAACAGAGGAGGAACGCTGCAGGCGAGCTAGGGTTGTCTGCGTTGCAAAAAGTGACTGCGGTGTTTCGTATGATAGCATACGATGCGCCGGTCGATTCTCTAGATGAGTGCCTCCGTCTAGGGGAGAACACCATCATTAAGAGCATGAGACGGTTTGTTCATGTCATCGTCGATGTGTTCGGCGATGAGTACCTCCGTTCTCCGAATGATGAGGACattgcttgtttgcttgctaTCAACGAACGCAGAGGGTTTCCAGGGATGCTGGGAAGCATTGATT GTTCGCTGAACGACATTAACGTTCTGCACTGGTCACATCTCCTCGACGACCTTGCCGCAGGCGAGGCCCCAAAGGTACAATACTCCATTAATGGGCACCATTACACCATGGGCTACTACCTTGCAGACGGCATATATTCGGAATGGGCCACGTTCGTGAAGCCCATACAATCTCCAGTTGGCAGGAAGCGACAACACTTCGTGCTTCAACAAGTGGCAACACGCAAGGATGTGGAGCATGCCTTCGGAGTCCTGCAGTCCCGGTTTCCCATAGTCCGGGGGGCAACGAGGTTATGGGATGAGGAAACCCTTAGCAACATCATGACCGCCTGCattatcatgcacaacatgataatcgaaGATGAGAGACTAGATAACGAAGTCGAATACGTGTACGAGGGTGCTGGTGAGGATGTGCAGCCGTCGCACGACCTAACCCCTCCATTGGTAGCATTGAGCCAACGGTACAATGCTATAAGAAGCAGGTAG